Proteins co-encoded in one Pelobates fuscus isolate aPelFus1 chromosome 5, aPelFus1.pri, whole genome shotgun sequence genomic window:
- the LOC134610324 gene encoding ADP-ribosylation factor-like protein 5C, which yields MGQLFAKLMSIFGNREHKVIIVGLDNAGKTTILYQFLMNEVVHTAPTIGSNVEEIVIRNTQFLMWDIGGQETLRATWNSYYSNTEFVILVIDSTDRERLPETREELYKMLAHEELRDAAVLVFANKQDVKNSMTASEISSMLALGAIKDRAWHIQGCCALTGEGLPAGLDWLKSRVTAN from the exons ATGGGACAGTTGTTTGCTAAACTTATGAGCATTTTCGGCAATCGGG AGCATAAGGTGATCATTGTAGGATTGGACAATGCCGGGAAGACCACCATCCTGTACCAATT TTTAATGAATGAGGTGGTCCATACTGCCCCAACCATTGGCAGCAATGTGGAGGAGATTGTAATAAGGAACACACAGTTCCTGATGTGGGACATTGGTGGACAAGAAACTCTCAGGGCAACATGGAACAGTTACTACTCAAACACCGAG TTTGTTATTCTGGTGATTGACAGCACAGATAGAGAGAGACTACCAGAAACTCGGGAAGAGTTGTACAAAATGTTGGCACATGAG GAGCTACGAGATGCAGCAGTACTTGTCTTTGCCAATAAACAGGATGTGAAAAACTCGATGACTGCTTCAGAGATTTCATCGATGTTGGCACTTGGCGCCATTAAAGACAGAGCCTGGCATATTCAGGGCTGTTGCGCACTTACAGGAGAAGG attACCAGCTGGATTGGACTGGTTGAAATCTCGTGTCACTGCTAACTGA